Proteins from a single region of Chloroherpeton thalassium ATCC 35110:
- a CDS encoding Glu/Leu/Phe/Val family dehydrogenase, giving the protein MPQRQHSPYSKSVYKEPAPVHDPENPFESMMERFNLAAELLNLDEGIYNFLKMPAKQVIVSIPIQMDSGEIKVFEGYRVIHDDTLGPSKGGVRYAPDVTLDEVKALAAWMTWKCSILGLPFGGAKGAVKCDPSKLTPTELEKITRRYTASLISIFGPERDIPAPDMNTNEQIMAWIMDTYSMHVEHTETAVVTGKPVILGGSLGRIEATGRGVMISALSAMKKMNISPESAKVVVQGFGNVGSVSAKLLAEQGCKIVGISDISGGYYNPNGIDLEKVREHLKVHHVLSGFPEADSVTNAELLELPCDVLVPAAKEDQITAKNADKLNCKLIVEGANGPTTADADPILNERCIMVVPDILANAGGVTVSYFEWVQDRQGYFWPLDRVNMRLERFMRNAFDTVYETASRYNQPLRIGAYIQAIDKVARTVRLRGIYA; this is encoded by the coding sequence ATGCCGCAAAGACAGCACTCACCGTATTCAAAATCTGTCTACAAAGAGCCCGCGCCAGTACACGACCCCGAAAATCCGTTTGAATCCATGATGGAGCGCTTTAACCTGGCTGCCGAGTTGCTAAATCTTGATGAAGGGATTTACAATTTTCTGAAAATGCCAGCCAAACAAGTGATTGTTTCCATTCCGATTCAAATGGATAGCGGCGAAATTAAAGTGTTTGAAGGCTATCGCGTCATTCACGACGACACGCTCGGCCCGTCAAAAGGCGGCGTGCGCTACGCCCCCGATGTGACGCTGGACGAAGTAAAAGCGCTGGCCGCCTGGATGACTTGGAAATGCTCGATTTTAGGCTTGCCTTTCGGTGGCGCAAAAGGCGCGGTCAAATGCGATCCGTCAAAATTGACACCAACTGAATTAGAAAAAATTACCCGTCGCTACACCGCCAGCTTAATTTCCATTTTTGGCCCTGAACGCGATATTCCGGCTCCCGACATGAACACCAACGAGCAAATTATGGCCTGGATTATGGATACCTATTCCATGCACGTAGAACACACCGAAACGGCAGTTGTAACAGGCAAACCCGTTATTCTTGGCGGCTCGCTTGGAAGAATTGAAGCAACCGGACGCGGTGTCATGATTTCCGCATTGAGCGCTATGAAAAAAATGAATATTTCGCCAGAAAGCGCAAAAGTTGTGGTGCAAGGGTTTGGCAATGTTGGTTCTGTTTCTGCCAAACTGCTGGCTGAGCAAGGCTGCAAAATCGTTGGAATCAGCGATATTAGCGGCGGCTATTACAACCCAAATGGCATCGATTTGGAGAAAGTTCGCGAACATCTAAAAGTGCATCACGTGCTATCGGGCTTTCCAGAAGCGGATTCGGTAACGAACGCCGAATTGCTTGAACTGCCTTGCGATGTGCTGGTGCCCGCTGCAAAGGAAGACCAAATTACCGCAAAAAATGCAGACAAGTTGAACTGTAAACTGATCGTGGAAGGCGCAAACGGCCCAACCACTGCCGATGCCGACCCAATCTTAAATGAACGCTGCATCATGGTTGTTCCCGATATTTTGGCCAACGCTGGCGGCGTCACCGTATCTTATTTTGAATGGGTTCAGGATAGGCAAGGCTACTTCTGGCCGCTTGATCGCGTCAACATGCGCCTCGAACGCTTCATGCGAAACGCTTTCGATACGGTCTATGAAACCGCTTCTCGCTACAACCAGCCGCTGCGAATCGGCGCGTACATTCAAGCGATCGATAAAGTTGCCAGAACCGTACGGCTGCGAGGGATTTACGCCTAA